The Bos taurus isolate L1 Dominette 01449 registration number 42190680 breed Hereford chromosome 13, ARS-UCD2.0, whole genome shotgun sequence genome contains a region encoding:
- the NXT1 gene encoding NTF2-related export protein 1 isoform X1 → MFLSQMSKLEPSRTRRQQQGAPRISPQWEDWSFVGHDGHQHSHRVSSTFQPPWVQEAPGPRPPLAGPVMASVDFKTYVDQACRAAEEFVNVYYSTMDKRRRLLSRLYMGTATLVWNGNAVSGQESLSEFFEMLPSSEFQINVVDCQPVHDEATPSQTTVLVVICGTVKFEGNKQRDFNQNFILTAQASPSNTVWKIASDCFRFQDWAC, encoded by the coding sequence ATGTTCCTGTCTCAAATGAGCAAACTGGAGCCCAGCCGGACCAGGCGTCAGCAGCAGGGGGCGCCCAGAATTTCGCCTCAGTGGGAGGACTGGTCCTTTGTGGGCCATGACGGTCATCAGCATTCACACAGGGTCTCTTCCACCTTCCAGCCACCTTGGGTACAGGAGGCACCTGGGCCACGGCCTCCCTTGGCGGGGCCAGTGATGGCTTCCGTGGACTTCAAGACCTATGTGGACCAGGCGTGCCGCGCAGCTGAGGAGTTCGTGAACGTGTACTACAGCACCATGGACAAGCGGCGGCGGCTGCTGTCCCGCCTGTACATGGGCACAGCCACCCTGGTGTGGAACGGCAACGCCGTCTCCGGGCAAGAGTCCCTGAGTGAGTTTTTTGAGATGCTGCCTTCCAGCGAGTTCCAGATCAACGTGGTAGACTGCCAGCCTGTCCATGACGAAGCCACCCCGAGCCAGACCACAGTCCTTGTGGTGATCTGTGGGACAGTGAAGTTTGAGGGCAACAAACAGCGGGACTTCAACCAGAACTTCATCCTGACGGCCCAGGCCTCACCCAGCAACACAGTGTGGAAGATCGCCAGCGACTGCTTCCGGTTCCAGGACTGGGCCTGCTAG
- the NXT1 gene encoding NTF2-related export protein 1 isoform X2, with protein sequence MASVDFKTYVDQACRAAEEFVNVYYSTMDKRRRLLSRLYMGTATLVWNGNAVSGQESLSEFFEMLPSSEFQINVVDCQPVHDEATPSQTTVLVVICGTVKFEGNKQRDFNQNFILTAQASPSNTVWKIASDCFRFQDWAC encoded by the coding sequence ATGGCTTCCGTGGACTTCAAGACCTATGTGGACCAGGCGTGCCGCGCAGCTGAGGAGTTCGTGAACGTGTACTACAGCACCATGGACAAGCGGCGGCGGCTGCTGTCCCGCCTGTACATGGGCACAGCCACCCTGGTGTGGAACGGCAACGCCGTCTCCGGGCAAGAGTCCCTGAGTGAGTTTTTTGAGATGCTGCCTTCCAGCGAGTTCCAGATCAACGTGGTAGACTGCCAGCCTGTCCATGACGAAGCCACCCCGAGCCAGACCACAGTCCTTGTGGTGATCTGTGGGACAGTGAAGTTTGAGGGCAACAAACAGCGGGACTTCAACCAGAACTTCATCCTGACGGCCCAGGCCTCACCCAGCAACACAGTGTGGAAGATCGCCAGCGACTGCTTCCGGTTCCAGGACTGGGCCTGCTAG
- the NXT1 gene encoding NTF2-related export protein 1 (The RefSeq protein has 1 substitution compared to this genomic sequence), translating into MASVDFKTYVGQACRAAEEFVNVYYSTMDKRRRLLSRLYMGTATLVWNGNAVSGQESLSEFFEMLPSSEFQINVVDCQPVHDEATPSQTTVLVVICGTVKFEGNKQRDFNQNFILTAQASPSNTVWKIASDCFRFQDWAC; encoded by the coding sequence ATGGCTTCCGTGGACTTCAAGACCTATGTGGACCAGGCGTGCCGCGCAGCTGAGGAGTTCGTGAACGTGTACTACAGCACCATGGACAAGCGGCGGCGGCTGCTGTCCCGCCTGTACATGGGCACAGCCACCCTGGTGTGGAACGGCAACGCCGTCTCCGGGCAAGAGTCCCTGAGTGAGTTTTTTGAGATGCTGCCTTCCAGCGAGTTCCAGATCAACGTGGTAGACTGCCAGCCTGTCCATGACGAAGCCACCCCGAGCCAGACCACAGTCCTTGTGGTGATCTGTGGGACAGTGAAGTTTGAGGGCAACAAACAGCGGGACTTCAACCAGAACTTCATCCTGACGGCCCAGGCCTCACCCAGCAACACAGTGTGGAAGATCGCCAGCGACTGCTTCCGGTTCCAGGACTGGGCCTGCTAG